One part of the Clostridium thermosuccinogenes genome encodes these proteins:
- the tnpA gene encoding IS66 family insertion sequence element accessory protein TnpA produces the protein MTKADLYQKWASIIAEYKSSGQTQTSFCKSAGISLRQLSYWLRKERQNGIIQSESPKWIPVEVDHKEHTGKGQSIEIKFGPAEVQVKPGFDQKHLLDVLMVLRELC, from the coding sequence ATGACCAAAGCAGATCTTTATCAAAAATGGGCATCCATAATTGCAGAGTACAAATCCAGCGGACAGACGCAAACTTCATTTTGCAAATCCGCGGGGATAAGTCTTCGTCAGTTAAGCTACTGGTTGAGAAAAGAAAGACAAAACGGAATCATACAATCAGAATCTCCCAAATGGATTCCGGTAGAAGTAGATCATAAAGAGCATACAGGCAAAGGCCAATCAATCGAAATCAAATTTGGCCCAGCTGAAGTTCAAGTCAAACCAGGCTTTGACCAGAAGCATCTGTTGGATGTGCTAATGGTGCTGAGGGAATTATGCTGA
- the tnpB gene encoding IS66 family insertion sequence element accessory protein TnpB (TnpB, as the term is used for proteins encoded by IS66 family insertion elements, is considered an accessory protein, since TnpC, encoded by a neighboring gene, is a DDE family transposase.): MLSIAGTDKVYLACGSTDMRKSIDGLAAIVQQSFALDPFSSCLFVFCNKKRDKLKILQWEHNGFWLYYRRLEKGKFQWPKESCGTPMKVGVRELGWLLDGLSLEQKQAHKKVTVSAVI; the protein is encoded by the coding sequence ATGCTGAGCATAGCCGGCACCGACAAGGTCTACCTTGCCTGTGGAAGTACCGACATGCGTAAGTCTATCGATGGCCTGGCTGCCATCGTCCAGCAAAGCTTCGCATTAGACCCCTTCTCGTCTTGTCTATTTGTGTTCTGCAATAAAAAACGTGATAAGCTTAAAATCCTCCAATGGGAACATAATGGTTTCTGGCTATATTACCGGAGGCTTGAAAAAGGCAAATTCCAATGGCCTAAAGAAAGTTGCGGCACTCCAATGAAGGTTGGTGTCCGTGAACTGGGTTGGCTGCTGGATGGACTATCCTTGGAGCAGAAGCAGGCACACAAAAAAGTGACAGTAAGTGCAGTAATATGA
- the tnpC gene encoding IS66 family transposase: protein MENTVKSTVTIEKLQTEIEILKQEKAELEAKLKWFEEQFRLHQHKLFGRSSEKTEVPEQLNLFNEAESEAKPAVPEPTLEEITYKRRKKQGHREEMLKDIPVETIEYRLPEEEQVCDCCGGKLHEMSKEVRREIEIIPAQVRVKEHVQYVYGCRNCEKNEISTPIVTAPMPKPALPGSLASASAIAHVMTEKFVKGLPLYRQEQDWERMGIEISRQTMANWMIQSSDRWLRPIYERMREHLQQRDILHSDDTTLQVLKEPGRAADSTSYMWLYRTGREGPPIILYDYQTTRAGKHPKKFLEGFKGYLHTDGYDGYSGMPGIIQVGCWAHARRYFVDALKAMPPKKDDKPTVTEEGLAFCNNLFEIEKMLHDVTPEERYEGRLKHSRPVLDKFKEWLKYWSPRVTPKSSLGKAIQYCRNQWDKLEAFMLDGRLEIDNNRSERSIKPFVIGRKNWLFSNTPKGANASATIYSIVETAKENGLNPFEYLTYLFERLPNINIKDQHALDTLLPWSANLPGHCKVPNK from the coding sequence ATGGAAAACACAGTGAAATCAACGGTTACAATAGAAAAACTCCAAACAGAAATTGAAATATTGAAGCAGGAAAAAGCCGAGCTTGAAGCAAAACTCAAATGGTTTGAAGAACAATTCCGGCTGCATCAGCATAAGCTTTTTGGGCGTTCAAGTGAAAAGACGGAAGTCCCTGAACAGCTAAATCTTTTCAACGAGGCGGAATCAGAAGCCAAGCCTGCAGTTCCCGAACCAACATTAGAGGAAATTACATATAAACGTCGTAAAAAGCAGGGGCACAGAGAAGAAATGCTTAAAGACATTCCTGTAGAGACCATAGAGTATCGCTTGCCTGAAGAAGAGCAGGTTTGTGATTGCTGTGGCGGCAAACTGCATGAAATGAGCAAGGAAGTAAGGCGGGAAATAGAAATTATTCCGGCTCAGGTGCGTGTAAAGGAACATGTGCAGTATGTATATGGCTGCCGTAATTGCGAGAAGAATGAAATATCTACACCGATAGTAACAGCCCCAATGCCAAAGCCGGCACTTCCTGGAAGCCTGGCTTCGGCATCCGCCATAGCTCATGTAATGACGGAGAAATTTGTAAAAGGGCTTCCTCTTTATCGTCAAGAGCAGGACTGGGAGAGGATGGGGATTGAAATATCCAGGCAAACCATGGCGAACTGGATGATACAAAGCTCCGACAGGTGGCTGCGGCCGATATATGAACGAATGCGGGAACACTTGCAGCAAAGGGACATCCTCCATTCCGATGATACTACCCTCCAAGTACTCAAGGAACCCGGGCGAGCCGCAGATTCAACCTCCTACATGTGGCTATACCGGACCGGCCGGGAAGGGCCTCCGATTATTCTTTATGACTACCAAACTACCAGGGCTGGCAAACATCCTAAAAAATTTCTTGAAGGATTCAAAGGTTACCTTCATACGGATGGGTATGATGGTTATAGTGGCATGCCCGGAATCATCCAGGTTGGTTGCTGGGCACATGCAAGGCGTTATTTTGTCGACGCCTTAAAAGCCATGCCTCCAAAAAAAGATGACAAGCCCACAGTAACAGAAGAAGGTTTGGCATTTTGCAATAACTTGTTTGAGATAGAAAAAATGCTTCATGATGTTACACCGGAAGAAAGATATGAGGGCCGATTGAAACACAGCCGACCAGTGCTTGATAAATTCAAGGAATGGCTCAAATACTGGAGTCCAAGAGTAACTCCCAAAAGTTCATTAGGAAAAGCAATCCAATACTGCCGGAACCAGTGGGACAAGCTGGAGGCCTTTATGCTGGACGGCAGGCTAGAGATTGATAACAACCGAAGTGAACGGTCGATAAAGCCTTTTGTAATCGGGAGGAAGAATTGGCTGTTTAGCAACACGCCTAAAGGAGCCAATGCCAGCGCAACAATTTACAGTATTGTGGAGACGGCAAAAGAGAATGGGTTGAACCCGTTTGAATATCTTACTTATCTCTTTGAACGTCTACCGAATATAAATATCAAGGATCAACATGCATTAGACACCTTGTTGCCATGGTCAGCAAATCTTCCGGGTCATTGCAAAGTGCCCAATAAATAA